The Zea mays cultivar B73 unplaced genomic scaffold, Zm-B73-REFERENCE-NAM-5.0 scaffold_383, whole genome shotgun sequence genomic interval AAAAAGGAAATAGCTGGTTACTTTTGAGAGTACAGCTGCCGAAACAGCTTCTTCCTGTAGGCGTTAGCCGATTTAGTATCAGAGGAGTACCTGTGAAGTAAAACTTTTGTCTGTAGCTCAACAAGTTCCGTTTTCTTGTAATAATAGAAGTTCAGTGCGGAACAAGATAAGTTTTTCCTTTACAATGTTTTTTATTACCATACTACAGTACAACAGTAAGTTCTTTCTTCTGACCAGAGCCAGCGCTTTAACTAGTTCTACTCTCCCAGCCAGCTATCCTTCTTCAAACTAGAGAGAGAGCTATCCATATTCCTATTCCTGTGACCTATCCTTATATCTCGAGCACTACTTCTATCACCGATTTCTTACTTCTCTCCCAACTTTGCCTAACAACCCGAATCTCTTTCCTGTAGCTAGTCGCTGATAGTCAGTCTATCTCCTTTCCTTGCAAACTCTCTAAGCTTTAGGTAGTTCGCCGTGCGATGGGCCTGAGGATCTATTCCAAAGGGTGATGGGTCGTGGGTACGACTCTTCAGAAGGCGCTTTTGCCAACCACCGAGCACCAACAAATGAAGAGAGTTACCACAAGTATGAGACCACTGAAACTACTTCGCCTGCTTTGAATCAGAGCAAACTGCTTTTAAGTATAAGACCACCAATCTAGTACGCAACCATTGCCTATTATGCCATCCATATTGTTGACTTTCACAGACCCACTATGACTGCCTACGCCCATATAGATAGAGAAAAGTTCACCTAAGGATAATAAAACGTTTGAGGAAGGTTACCGCTTACGATATACCTATATATAGATAGTGTAGTGTTGTAGTGTGTTAAGTAGATCGGTCCCATATAAAGTTGCAATGTATCTGCAATGAGTTCATCTACTCCGGGGTGTTCTCCGCACTTCTCAAGAAAGAAATAGTTGGAAATTCCCCGGATCGTCTGCGCTTGGCTTGGTATTCTTATACTGAATCGCTGTTGGATAAAAGAAAGCATAAAGTTTTTAAGCCTGCGTTCTCGTTGGCGAAACCACTAGGAGGCAACCATGAAAGCGGTTTCTATGTTTCGATCGAACCAACACAGCTTTACGCTTCTTTCCAACTCTACCCACGCTTCGGGTTCGCACTTACTTTACGCCTTACCGAACTTGGGCTTAGTTCAGCCAGCTTCGTAACATGCCTGCTCAAAGTGAGTAGTTGGAAGTTCCTGTAAGCATCTTCCCATGAATTGACGTATATAAGCGTAGTTATCAGGTACGCCGTGAGCTGGATTCTATCCCCGAGGATAGAGATTGATGGGTAATAGTTTTGATAGAAAACTCGTATGTTAAGTTCTCTAGTTGATGTGATGCGGCTCGATTCATCATTGCTCTCACATCAATGTTTTCGGTTCCCTTTTTACTCTCCCATTTTCATAGAGAAAGATGTTCTGATTCAGTTCTCTCTGAAAAGGAGGGGCCCTTAGGGACACAGTAGTACCATTTCCATTGTGCGAAAGGTCGTGTCCTGGTAGCCTCTCTGCTGTAGACGGTCTCATTGGTAAATTCTTCCATTTCTGAAATTGTCAAATCGAGATTGTGTGGGTGTTCAGTCTACTCTACCGCTCATGAAAAGATTTCGTTGGGTAGAACCAAGTCTCTTTTGGGAGCAGATTGTATTTGATTTTATATAGTTACTCCATGATGATGATGACTAGATGGAGTTCCACTGATATGAAGAGAAGAAATAGAATATTGGCTAATATGGTGCCAATTCGTAATTTAAGTTTACCTGATTATTATGAATATGAAGAAGAATACCCTCCAGTTTCAAGAGAGGCAACCAGAGGGGTCTGTATACTCCTACGAATAGACAGATATTTATCTTCAATTGGAAGGAGCATTCAAGACCGTGAGGTTCTACGCGATTTCCGCCAACGGTTACTCTTTCCCCAACGCGAGGCTGGGCACAGCTTTTCCGAAATATATGATGATATACGAGCGCATGGGGTAGAAGCAAGTCGATTGGGTCAGCCTCTAAGAGATCTGTACGATGAGATGGAAAGGAACGGCGAGATAGTAAATAACGGCTCAATCATTATCCCTGGAGGCGGCGGACCAGTAACAGAAAGCCCATTGGATCAATTTGGAATTCACCCAATTCTGGATCTGAATATTGGCAAGTACTATGTCTCATTCACAAATCTATCCTTGTCTATGCTACTCACTCTCGGTTTGGTCCTACTTCTGGTTTTTGTTGTTACGaaaaaaggagggggaaagtcagTGCCAAATGCATTTCAATCCTTGGTGGAGCTTATTTATGATTTCGTGCCGAACCTGGTAAACGAACAAATAGGTGGTCTTTCCGGAAATGTGAAACACAAGTTTTTCCCTTGCATCTCGGTCACTTTTACTTTTTCGTTATTTCGTAATCCCCAGGGTATGATACCCTTTAGCTTCACAGTGACAAGTCATTTTCTCATTACTTTGGCTCTTTCATTTTCCATTTTTATAGGCATTACGATCGTTGGATTTCAAAGACATGGGCTTCATTTTTTTAGCTTCTTATTACCAGCGGGAGTCCCACTGCCATTAGCACCTTTTTTAGTACTCCTTGAGCTAATCTCTCATTGTTTTCGTGCATTAAGCTCAGGAATACGTTTATTTGCTAATATGATGGCCGGTCATAGTTCAGTAAAGATTTTAAGTGGGTTTGCTTGGACTATGCTATTTCTGAATAATATTTTCTATTTCTTAGGAGATCTTGGTCCCTTATTTATAGTTCTAGCATTAACCGGTCTGGAATTAGGTGTAGCTATATCACAAGCTCATGTTTCTACGATCTCAATTTGTATTTACTTGAATGATGCTACaaatctccatcaaaatgagtcaTTTCATAATTGCATAAAAACGAGGAGCCAATCATAGAACTACATATGGTCTGATACTACTAACTTCCTTGAAAAGTGGAAGAGTAGTTATGTAGGCAGTTGCCGTTCCAGAAATGTAGCGGTTGCTCGACCAAAGCCGGTCATCAAAGAGTCAGTAAGTAGTAATTCTATCAATTACCAATTCGTGGAATTCTCATGTTCCAATCAATAAGTGTGTCTACTTAAAAGTAAGTTCAACTTGCTTGTGTTAAGCTTTGCTCGAACTTGATTACTTCCTCGCTCTCCTTCACTcggtcaagggattcacctttacCTCGTTCTGGTCTTCCAGCTTGAAAGACAAGGTCCTTATTCAAAACTGGCTCCTTCGAGTTAGTCTTTATTGTTTCATAGAAAGGCTTCCTTCTACGACTGGAGTGAAATCCTCTATGCTGACATAAGCGGAGAGGCAAGCAACAACCATTATATTGAACCTGCCCTGAAGGCTTTGTTTGCCTAAGTGCATAAGTCAAAGAAGGGTTTTCTTGCCGAAAGCAGTGTTCAGACCTCAATCTGTAGCGGCGCACTTCCCTCTTATGATTGCTTTTCAAGGACATCCGGATAAGGGGACTGAGAGAGTAGATATGGGACTTTTCCTCATAAAAGCCTATATAGGTGGGTGGTATGATAGTAAGTCTTTTCCTACTGATGTGTTCAGTCGATGGCTTGATTCTCCTCCGGGCGTGAATTGGAAGGGCCAAGGGTTTACAATGAAACAAATTGCGTATAATTTGCACGGCGATACGAACAGTATAGAATTTCTGCACTCCTTATATGCAGACTTAGTTAGTCAAGGGAAGGGGTGCATAGCCAATACTTCCTTCTCAGAAGTGGCTACGAACCACGGTGTCGGGGGTTCGAATCCACTTCTGAGCGGGCTGGCGGCTCCACCGGGAGCGAGCCTACTGAAGGAAAGTTTTATTGTTGAACTTCTATTTTTATCCAATATTTATCTTTTGTTTGGAAAAACCAAACCCACATATTGATCTTTAAGTCTCCCTTTCTCTTTTGGGAGCAGATCTTTCAAAGATGGGAAATTCCAATGATTCTTTCCGTTTTGTCGAGCCCTGCTTTGGTCTCTGGTTTGATGGTTGTACGTGCTAAAAATCCGGTACATTCCGTTTTGTTTCCCATCCTAGTCTTTTGCGACACTTCTGGTTTACTTATTTTGTTAGGTCTCGACTTCTCCGCTATGATCTTCCCAGTAGTTCATATAGGAGCTATTGCCGTTTCATTCCTATTCGTGGTTATGATGTTCAATATTCAAATAGCGGAGATTCACGAAGAAGTATTGCGCTATTTACCAGTGAGTGGTATTATTGGACTGATCTTTTGGTGGGAAATGTTCTTCATTTTAGATAATGAAACCATTCCATTACTACCAACCCACAGAAATACGACCTCTCTGAAATATACGGTTTATGCCGGAAAGGTACGAAGTTGGACTAATTTGGAAACATTGGGCAATTTACTTTATACCTACTATTCCGTCTGGTTTTTGGTTTCTAGTCTGATTTTATTAGTAGCTATGATTGGGGCTATAGTACTTACTATGCATAGGACTACAAAGGTGAAAAGACAGGATGTATTCCGACGAAATGCCTTGGATTCTAGGAGGACTACTATTCATATTCAGAACAGAAGGTTCTTCTCCCACAAAGGGGATGACGCACCTGTCCCCCCCGCTGATCCGGAATCCATTTAATCTGATTTGGCAGAGAGAATAGAAAGGATTTATAGGCGGGCCGGGGAGGAGCAATCTTTAGTAGAAGCCGGGACTACGCCAAGGGAACTTGTAGATAACGTCCTGCCAGAGGGGGCGGAGCTACCGCTTCTACAAGAAACCTGGGTTCAGTTTGTACGGGACGAGTCACACAGCGAGTTTTGGGTAGAGATCGATTCGATAATCTGCTAAGGAAATATGGGCACGCGGCGCGCGGTGAGCCCGACACCCCCGATCCCGATGCTCGAGCCTGATGCCCCTCAATCAGGAGGAGGCGACTCAGCGGGGAGCACGGGGGAAGAAAATTGTCCGGGGGCGGGGAAGGAAAGTAGGAACCTCCGAAGGCCCGCCCGAGTCAAGGAAGCGCAAAAGTTATTCTGATTCTGATTCCGGGGGGGATGATGGGAGTGACCCTGCTCCGGATCCTTCTCCTTTCTTTTGATTTTGACTAAAATGAGAGGTGGAGAAATTGAGTTCTTTTGAGCAGCGTTGTCTGTAGTAGAGTAGcttttttttttttcttttacagAAAGAAGGCGAGGCCCACCTGCCTTCTCTAGGTACTTTACTTGGAAAGGTGTCACCGCCTTCCTTCTTCTCTAGGTACTTTACTTGGAAAGGTAGGTGCGGGAAAGAAGAGCGGGTATGTGGGCTTCTTTCAATCGAAACTTTTTTGAAGCCGTCAAACTTTATCGTTTCATTATAGATGGATCTAAAACATTGCGTTGCAGAGTGGAGGCGTGAAGAAGGTTAAGAGAAGCAAGCCAAAGGAAAGAAAAAGCAACTTGATACAATATTGAAGATAAACACTCAGGAAAGCACTGGGTCAACTGACTCCACTAGCCAGCTTCTGCTTCAGAACTTACTTCAAAGAGGCTGACTTAGCACTTAGCATAATGCTTTTGTTCCGGTGCATAAAAGTAAGTGAGCAGGTGGGTGAGTCCAAAGGTTTTTCCGAAGCGCGAAGGACTTGCAGTTCTAAAATAGGAAGGGCTCTGTACTCAAATCAAAGCAAAGTAGTAGTTTCATAGGTCGTTGTGCTAGAGCTAAGATTTATATGAAAGTGTGAGGGGAAGCCATTTCCAGCTTCTACTTTCTGCGAACCGGGCTCATTACCGGCCTACAGTAGCATTCTACTGTGAGCTTTCTCACTGCGGATCGCCTTGATTCACTGATCGTTGACAGCTACTCAGGAGAGGTTATCCTTTGCCAGACTTTGTGTTGAGATGAGTTCTCCGCTTCCCGAAAAGATGATTTTTGTCAATCAGCGTAGAGTGGTGGATTATAAAGTGGTACAGTCCGAATGGGTTGGTTCAAGCTAGCTGTTCTTACTGAACAGGTGTTTTAGCATTCTTTTCGAATTCGAAGTTGCGGGGTGCTTTGGCTTTTCAAAGTTCTCAAAGAGAATAAAGTAAAGGCGCTACGCGTGGATCGAATTAAAGTAACGTAAGGTTTCGTAAGAAACAATTGAATAAGCGTATCAAAGAGAATGAGGTCTAGCACTCCGAAATACCATTGAGAAAGAGCAATAGAACAAGGTTAGAATAAGATCTCCAAAATGGTTGATGACTCCCACAACTTGTCAGGCTGCATTCCCGTGAAATTGTTTTGGGACAATTCCAGTTTTACTATCTATGCGGTAGCTCAGCCAAGTAATCTGGTATCTCACCATTAAGACGGTTACCTAGCAAGTTCAGCTCTGTGAGGTTCTTGCATCCTTTAAATGAATGTCTCTAGAATACTCCCAGTCAGATTGTTATTGTGCAATATGAGTGACTGCAGAGAGTTGGCTTGACATATCTCGGCTGGGATAGAATAGAACCTGAGAGCTGGTTGGTTTCTGCAGAGAAACTAACAAGATGCTGCAATGGCAGCGCTGGCAGAGGCCCACGGAACATGTTTTCTGCAAGAGATATGGATCGAACACTCGCCCTGTTCCGTATCCAATCTGGAATATGACCCGTAAGTTTGTTCCCTTCAACGAAAATTGTGGCAATAGCTTCTAAATCTGCAAGTTCTTCAGGGATAGAGCCTGTGAAGGCATTGAAGGGACGGACAGATTTTTGAGCGTAAGCTTCTTGCAGTTACTAAGCTCTTTTGGTATGCTCCCACTGAGCCCAGCACCTTTGCAAACAGCCGAGTTAGATTGCCCAGCTCACCGACAGATGTTGGCAGTTCAGCATTGAAGTAGTTCTCTGATATATAAAGTTCCTTCTTTTGAGACCACCAATTGACCAAGGGATGGTGCCTGTGAACTTGCATCCGGGGAGTTGAAGAACTTTTAGCAGCTTCAGGTTACCAATCTCTTCTGGAATGCTTCCACTAAGACCATTCTGTCTCTAAATTAGCAATTCCTTATTTTCCAGTTGACCAATCTCCCTAGGTATTGGCCCCACCAAACTGTTTGATGAGAGATCAAGTGTCAACTGGTTCACCAACGCAGTTATTCCCGGGAATATTTATCCCGTGAGGTTATTCTGGCTTGCATCAAGGTGCTAGAGCCGAGACTGGTTACCAAAAGCAGCTGGTATCGACCCGTTGAATGTGTTCATGTGAAGGTCCAGGATATCCTCGAGGATGAAGGCCAGATCACGCCCAATTCGATCCTTGAAAGACCCATTGCACTACAGCGGCAGCTCGGGCTCGAGCAACGGCGGGAGATAAGTCTTCTCTTCATTCAGCATTCAGTCTATCTTCGGAAAGCAGCAATAATTGATGCACGCAGACGATGGTTAAATGCTTTCTTGATTTACTACTAATAGGTGGTGTCTAGACGCTAGGAAAAAGTGAGGATTATAGCTTCTGCCCCATAGACCATTCGGAAAGGAGTCTGTCCCTTCGGTCTTATATGTTAGTATAGGTTGGTTCTTCCGAATGCACATAAGACCACTGGTCACCCTCAATCCTTAGCATTGAACTTGACTGATTTGGCTAAGATCTGGGGAACTAGAGCAGTCCCCAGAGGGCACTACACAAGGCAGGAGAGGCAATAGCGAAGCGAAGCCCTAGTTCAATCGAGGATGGATTCATTGAGTGGGCGAGGAAGATGATTGGTATGGGAAGATCGGTCTTTCACTAATGGAGCATCTCCACCCTAGCCTTGAAGTTGAACATCCGGGGATATCTAAATATTGAACCAGTGATTAAAAAGAATGGCAAGACTGCGGTTGAAGTCCCAGCTGGAAATCCAAATTGCTCGAACACAAAAAATCTAGACAAAGGAAAGAAACCTGGTTTGCATATTTTCGTATATGCCCAACTAATCTATCGCATAGGAAGATCGCCCCTGTAAGTTTATTTCACACATTATGTTACTTTGTTTATGGTGTGGAAATAAATATCAATATTCTAACTTGCCGCTTTCTATGGATGCATCCTCTACTCTAGTGCTTACCTGTCCTACTTTCTTTAATTCATTCCTATTTCCTCTCCTGTACTTATATTTATCTTGCCTGCGGCAGTTTTGTAATCAATTTCTACTAGGGATAGGGAGCGTGAACTTTCTCTCATCCAGTGAATGAGTTACCTGAAGATCGATGGCATATAAAACGCCCTAATTCAATATAAAATCTGTTATTTCACTTTCAAAATGCCCCGTTCGCACTTGCTTGAGTGAGGCGCAAGCCGTTTTCTTGCTAGGCAAGATAGGTCAACGGATAGCTTGTTGGTTGATACGGGACCCCTTCTCAACTTCATGTGTTTTGTAACTGCCATAAAGCAAGGCCATAGTCCAACATTCCATCCTTTTCCACCGCTGTATTGGCTTCTGCTTCTCTTCCTTTTGCCGAGGAAGATCTGCTTCTCTTGCATCCTCCAGTCTTAAATTCCTATCCGTACTAGACTAGACCTTCCCTTAGCCATCAACCTACCGAACCCAGGAATGAGATCCACAAGGAAAGAGATTGGCAGAAATCCAGAAAGAATGATGCACAAGAAATGGTTAGAACCTCGAGAATAGATGCGAATAGCAGCTCAGATCAGATCCGAGATGGAGCAGCAATAAAGCAAAGAGGAGCAGAAAGGTTCGAATCGAATCGCAAGCAGCTGACTAGAGAGAGATGAGTTGAGAAATAAAGACTATCCAAATATTGGATAAGTTGTTTCGTAATTCATCTTTGTCATTGACTTCGGCCTCTCATTTATCCTTATTTGGTAGCTGAGAAGTGAAGCACAACAAAGTTTTAATAGATCTCTTCCTGTCATTCAATAACCATCCTTTATTTTTGCAGTATAGAGAAGTGATTAGCCGGTGCCCAGGATAAGGTAGTGGAACTGGTGCGTATCAGGTTTGGCATTAGCTCTTTTGAATAATAGAGCTGAGCAGCTAAGAACAGATAGCAATCTGGAACAGCTCTGAAATGCAAATAAAATGATGATTGGTCCTAGCTTATGGGTTGCGATAAGACAGTTTCGAAGGTTCTAGCCATCTCAAGGAAGTATATAAGTAGCTATCGGCACCTTTTGAAGAAGGAGGCTCGGTAGCAGAGATGTTGAGTAAAGTCTAGATGACACGAACCCTAGCAGATCTGCTATAGCAAAGTGGTAAGTTACCAGCGGTGTCGATAGAATAGAAGAGAAGCATCAGAGCGAGCGTTATAGATCAGTCAGCATTAGCGACATCAattctgctacagttttgttAAAGAAAGGTGAATACATTCTAAAAAGTCTAAAACTCATCTTATTTCTTAAAGAGCATATAACAACAAACGATTTCACTTACAAGGGGTGCAGCTGCAGGAACTGGGTGCTGTGCCGCCCGCTGCCTACTTAATGTTTCGCTTGCCTTCTACACTTCTGCAATGGGAGTCACCACATGAGATGCTATTTTTCACCTTTCGCTATTATTCGCTCTTGCGTGTCTTTGGAGCCCGATCTTTCCCTTGCTTACGCCCCTAGAAACTCCGTGAAAAAACCACCTCGTTTTTCCATAAATAAAGGATTCCTAATAAAGTTTTTACATATCATATCCCAGCGGTATTTTTTTAATAATTTTTGCATAAATAAAGTATAATTTCCACAAAATAACACTTTTAGGCGCCCACTTGAAATTCAACTTAACGTTGGACGTTGACCAGGCCCTCTCTATTGCCAGAATTGGGGACTGGCTCTTCTCCACAACTAGAAAACACAGAACTGCCAGAGGTTTGGTCATAACCAGCACGCACCCTCGCCAATTTCGTTCTAAGctcaatccaagattgtgatcgggTTGCCTTTCGATATAACTTGGTTCAAGCTTGGATCCAGTGGATAGATACTTTAAACGATGGTAGGAACGGGAGCTACCCTGGATCACTTGAGGAAGTAAGAACGCAAGTCTCTCAGTTGAAATTAGATCGTTCCAGGATAATAGCTGAAGCGGCTGAGAACTCCCAAAGAGAAGAGAACCAGCTTAAGGAGCAGGTATCCGGAGTATCAGCAAGCTATAAATAGCTTTAGGATTGTATGAATAGAGTTGAGGATCAAGTATCCCTCATATTTAGATCCCCCGTTGGGAAAAGCCCCTTTTTTAAATCCTTTCACGCTTTCCCTTTGCCGAAGGCCGGCCTCTTTAGTTCCTACGTTTTCGGAAAAGAAGGTGAGACGCTAGCTAGCAACGGGAAAAAACGAGTAGTTAAAGATGTGAATGTAAGACTACTCGAAAGTACTTCCATTTTTATTATATTATATAGTTTCTAATAGAGAGTACAGTTGTATCTATGTGCGAAACGACGAAAGAAAGATGGAAGGCCCAAAGAGCTCTACAGTAGTGCCCCGGAATGGGGTCGTAGAGCCGGTAACCCACTCTGTTTAGTATTTTGATTTCGTTCAAGGTGTTGCTCTGTCAAATAGAGATTGTGTGGGTGTTCAGTCTACCACTCATGTTCACGTTCTACAAATCTAAGGGAGTGCTCCTAGACTGGACGACTTCCCGTAAATAACCTAGTTCATGTTCCTTTGAAAGAAATAAAATGAAAGCTTTTGAAGCGAAGATGTCAACGCGGTGCTAGGTTTGCGCCGGCCACGATTATTTATAAGTATATTGGAAAGAAGAGTGACTAGGCTACGGTCTAACTTTTTCTTCCTAGCGGAGTTCAATACGAAAATAAAGGCGCTCCGCGTTGGGAATGGCGTACGTAGTACGGGTGGTATTTCCGGTATAACTGATCAGGGTTGTTCTGAAAGCAAGTCAATTGGTGCTTTGGAAAGTGAGTGCCAGAGGCTAGTCACTGCTTGGTTTACAGAAGGGAAGGAAGAAAGAGATACCGAAGCAGATTCAGTATAGAAAAGAAGAAATTGATACCATTCATTCCAGCTTATTTGATACCCACTTAAAGTTTCTATCAAACCATGTCTTTTTCTTCGAACGTCAATCTCGTAGGAATTTAGATTGGAAGTGTGGTATTGAAGGGCGAAGCCTTTACTCTTTTACTTGTTTCTTTGAATATAATATAACATAGTATTGACTACGCACTTCGAAAGATAATGGTGTATTCCGAGGATCAGTCCGTTTTTTATTGAATTCGCAAATTGATAGATCTGGATGATTAAAAGAATGATTCTTCCCTGGGTATTTCCCCGCTACCATTATGGAAATTGGAGCTTTTCAATTCCATTTTGGAGATGCTCGT includes:
- the LOC118475024 gene encoding ATP synthase subunit a-like, producing the protein MMMMTRWSSTDMKRRNRILANMVPIRNLSLPDYYEYEEEYPPVSREATRGVCILLRIDRYLSSIGRSIQDREVLRDFRQRLLFPQREAGHSFSEIYDDIRAHGVEASRLGQPLRDLYDEMERNGEIVNNGSIIIPGGGGPVTESPLDQFGIHPILDLNIGKYYVSFTNLSLSMLLTLGLVLLLVFVVTKKGGGKSVPNAFQSLVELIYDFVPNLVNEQIGGLSGNVKHKFFPCISVTFTFSLFRNPQGMIPFSFTVTSHFLITLALSFSIFIGITIVGFQRHGLHFFSFLLPAGVPLPLAPFLVLLELISHCFRALSSGIRLFANMMAGHSSVKILSGFAWTMLFLNNIFYFLGDLGPLFIVLALTGLELGVAISQAHVSTISICIYLNDATNLHQNESFHNCIKTRSQS